From the Oncorhynchus clarkii lewisi isolate Uvic-CL-2024 unplaced genomic scaffold, UVic_Ocla_1.0 unplaced_contig_11066_pilon_pilon, whole genome shotgun sequence genome, one window contains:
- the LOC139394308 gene encoding E3 ubiquitin-protein ligase RBBP6-like isoform X1 — translation MSCVHYKFSSKLNYDTVTFDGLNITLADLKRQIMGRERLKAVDCGLQITNAQTKEEYKDDEALISKNSSVIIRRIPIGGVKASSKMYNIERFSEQNHFPVQNLPVGSSKGDRSSEHCHFSIGSSKGIDDHASSISLAQLSKTANLAEANASEDDKIRAMMSQSNHDYDPIHYVKKLTGPPPANYTCYRCGKNGHHIRNCPTNGKEKGFEPPQRIKKSTGIPRSFMKEVDDPSIKGAMLTNTGHYAIPTIDAEAYALGKKERPPFVPRDQSSSEEDEDPVPDELLCLLCKDLMTDAVVIPCCGNSYCDDCIRTSLLESEEHVCPTCSQSNVSPDALIANKFLRQVKLSQAPPTQPWPLFSEAVNNFKNETGYTKRMMTRVAQPPVVPTPPLQPQSRPQCPLQPIRSQQDPLMPRPPALDTPPLAQQQVGPPLRVGNHNNSSHMAAGSSYNSTGPSPQHPTNHNNTLMLKEPESGGVQSVVVSADPPLATAPMTKEYHVPVMSQPQSDSHSLQRTGPPPRLSEGPAHWDRYSPSGRGRNHSDRAPPSQPPPTNVPPLLYNPPSIFSSPLPHPPGVIPPHYPPPHFPPGQQPPSSYSLPPPGYPPTPGVTNPPWAPPNTQPPLTGKPIPSSSFLSKDEFYRQQKRLKDNSDCRYGNREKSKLDEFTNDFAKELLEYRKIQKERRRSYSRSRSSYSSSSYSKSRSRSRSYSRSSSRSRSRSRSRSRSRSRSYSRSSPYSRRHGRPRGYRSRSRGYRRSRSPPPFRDGGGAGRGRGRGRGYRSRSRSPGQGGYRTHTPPPPSSRKPAAAGAPPEGERKYPGRTRERDWEPAVYERGPEHKDPYERERYREWEKEYREWYEKYFKNYNSHNPPPNNPPAYRGRPPLGFAPAPVAPPAGRDRDPYNPPPPSDFYPSPRHRLDRGSSPFSRGRRRGEGFPPPPSHPSPRGRNQPMTYQEKCAEQFGTLPLSRSANQDHQTPLKVAKGDRDPSSSVASPAVTVTSDLKEQKHRKRKKRKTEQGRGGGESFSASDSTDDARKEEKEEKKKRTGSTPVGSSSHDDSTPVRDEPIDSDASDSVPDKADRWTRDSKEEEVRRKSDRVYKRGPDSSVARKDSSSKRWKTVRETDRDQTGTYRDQTGTYRDQTGAYRDQIGADRDQIGADRDQTGTDGLAYQKTSLTEPSAKRVKDESIPFQPDSCTSLQREMELQHPAPLASAPKLPPPKPHADQLDTVRINPDSFKPVRTDPDQFKPVRTDPDQFKPVRTDPDQFKPVRTDPDQFKPVRTDPDQFKPVRTDPDQFNTVRTDPDQFKPVRTGPDQFKPFRTDLDHSRPAKEEQRGKRDPGFRQDRGSGREDKPRREADIRVGREQERDPGKAPDTKSEKRRRRRKEEEEEKRKTRKEERSMSDKEMEVPRIKSPGVELTETVQPCNLKRDVEEERERASVRPLMESGTKGGEPQRKIKTNREEGRRTGKLAGVAGTEAANQSSYIKGSVERSKAKRNRKVPVSDGPGTTVDYTSPPGGSSPVCGDGSEGRAEQRKTVVKTLEEYTNDSSAPADGHIVLIQVPRSKWEKEDYESEEEEGGGVRVKLRPLLTPSLPFPPGPHITVTTETEAVRRKERDCTFPKPEITMSPSSGRDREDGLQGGKHSGDPSEKDGETERKRDQLKEKEQERERDNERDRERAKEREREREHSRASDKDMDRPRKIPSSSSSQRPERREREGERTGERGIDHISEKSSSQRPERERRERGGERTGERGSDHISEKSSSQRPERERRERGGERTGERGSDHISEKSSSQRPERERREREGERTVERGSNHISEKSSSQRPERERGGERTGERGSDHSSEKSSSSSSHSYSRDRKPFSSSRDHKATSDPRAREHRDHKHKDHNDQNSSTVDRNTNSTDRRPLDDQETTREHRDRLDPKHKDHRELGSASPVSKRAPPPSDPSSSSTQRSQGSSEPTGPSESSPGRDTTQDRYPSPQVSISVENQPGRGKAEGEEPRVERSSAGRQSQQASLGNLEKEMSGGKPHQHPASLLQPPRTDNRAGVPRAVRERERKKERERQMQKMREKMEKERDEEGDKEVNREKERERGVDGEKERERGVDREKERERGVDREKERERGVDREKERERGVDREKERERGVDREKERERGVDREKERERGVDREKERERGVDREKERERGVGREKERERGVSREKERGRENPKVRPPPSAPSSRPPPSVPSSRPPPSVPSSRSPPSVPSSRPPPSVPSSRTPPPVPSSRPPPSVPSSRTPPDLVRETDEAFEPDYSEGEISEGEEEGERAVEGERAVEGERAVEGERVEGERAVEGERVEGERAVEGESGRSRSSSASSVGSLGNKKDKKKKDRKEKKKQKKKKKKKDRKQRRQGSLDSEEGEITGLKHKHKKKNKEKEDNEREEEEEVEERRGEDQMASVAL, via the exons ACGGCGAACCTGGCGGAGGCCAACGCATCGGAGGACGACAAGATCAGAGCCATGATGTCACAGTCCAATCACGACTACGACCCCATACA TTATGTGAAGAAGTTGACCGGTCCCCCTCCAGCCAACTACACCTGTTATCGCTGTGGCAAGAACGGACATCACATCAGGAACTGTCCTACTAACGGG aaggaGAAAGGGTTTGAGCCGCCCCAGAGGATCAAGAAGAGTACCGGCATCCCCCGTTCCTTCATGAAGGAAGTGGACGACCCGTCTATAAAGGGAGCCATGTTGACCAACACCGGCCACTACGCCATCCCTACGATAGACGC TGAGGCCTACGCTTTAGGTAAGAAGGAGAGGCCTCCGTTCGTCCCCAGGGACCAGTCCAGTTCCGAGGAGGACGAGGATCCAGTCCCTGATGAGctcctctgtctgctctgtaAAGACCTGATGACTGACGCTGTGGTCATTCCCTGCTGTGGCAACTCCTACTGCGACGACT gtatccGTACGTCTCTGCTGGAGTCAGAGGAACATGTGTGTCCCACCTGTAGCCAATCGAATGTCTCCCCTGATGCTCTCATAGCCAATAAGTTCCTGCGCCAGGTAAAACTCTCTCAGGCTCCGCCTACTCAACCCTGGCCTTTATTTAGTGAG gcgGTAAATAACTTTAAGAATGAGACAGGTTACACCAAACGCATGATGACGAGAGTAGCCCAGCCCCCCGTCgtccctacccctcctcttcagCCTCAGTCCCGCCCTCAGTGCCCGCTCCAGCCTATCAGGAGCCAGCAGGACCCTCTTATGCCCCGCCCTCCAGCCTTAGACACGCCACCATTGGCTCAGCAGCAGGTTGGCCCGCCCCTCAG AGTCGGGAACCATAATAACTCCTCCCACATGGCTGCTGGCTCCTCCTATAACTCAACGGGCCCCTCCCCCCAGCACCCAACCAATCACAACAACACGCTTATGCTAAA agagccagagagtggAGGAGTTCAGTCTGTGGTGGTCTCAGCCGACCCCCCTCTAGCCACTGCCCCCATGACcaag GAATACCATGTTCCAGTGATGAGCCAACCCCAGTCTGACAGTCACTCCCTGCAGAGGACAG GTCCTCCTCCCAGACTTTCTGAAGGACCAGCCCATTGGGAcaggtacag cccctccGGTCGTGGCAGGAACCATAGCGACCGCgcccctccctcccagcctccgCCCACCAACGTGCCACCCCTTCTCTACAACCCTCCCtccattttctcctctcctcttccccatcccccAGGTGTCATACCCCCCCACTACCCCCCTCCCCACTTCCCCCCGGGGCAACAGCCCCCCTCCAGCTACTCCCTGCCCCCTCCTGGATACCCCCCTACCCCAGGAGTCACCAACCCCCCCTGGGCGCCCCCCAACACCCAGCCCCCCCTCACCGGGAAGCCaatcccctcctcttccttcctgtccAAGGATGAGTTCTACAGACAACAGAAGAGGCTGAAGGATAA CTCCGACTGTCGCTACGGTAACCGGGAAAAGTCCAAGCTGGATGAGTTCACCAACGACTTTGCCAAGGAGCTGCTGGAGTACAGAAAGatccagaaggagaggagacgctCTTATTCCAG gtctAGGTCGTCCTACAGTAGCTCATCCTACTCCAAATCCCGTTCCCGTTCTCGTTCGTACTCCCGTTCCTCCAGTCGATCCAGATCCCGTTCCAGATCCCGTTCCAGATCCCGTTCCAGGTCTTACTCCCGCTCCTCTCCGTACTCCCGCCGCCACGGACGACCTCGCGGCTACCGCTCCCGTTCCCGTGGCTACCGCCGATCACGCTCGCCGCCGCCTTTCAGGGACGGTGGAGGGGCGGGACGGGGGAGAGGACGGGGACGAGGTTACCGGTCGCGCTCTAGATCACCTGGCCAAGGGGGGTACCGGACCCACACTCCTCCACCCCCAAGCTCCCGGAAGCCTGCCGCTGCTGGAGCGCCACCGGAGGGTGAGAGGAAGTACCCGGGCCGGACCCGGGAGAGGGATTGGGAGCCGGCAGTGTACGAACGGGGTCCAGAGCACAAAGACCCGTACGAGAGGGAGAGGTACCGGGAGTGGGAGAAGGAGTACAGAGAATGGTATGAGAAATACTTCAAAAACTACAACTCCCACAACCCTCCTCCCAATAACCCCCCCGCCTACAGGGGCCGACCCCCCCTTGGTTTCGCCCCCgcccctgtggcacccccagccGGACGAGACAGAGACCCCTACAACCCTCCTCCACCCTCAGACTTCTACCCCTCCCCCCGACACCGCCTGGACCGTGGATCCTCCCCCTTCAGTCGAGGGAGGAGGCGAGGTGAGGgctttccccctcccccctcacacCCCTCCCCCAGGGGCAGGAACCAGCCAATGACTTACCAGGAGAAGTGTGCtgagcagtttggaactctgccGCTGTCCCGGTCAGCCAATCAGGATCATCAGACGCCACTGAAGGTCGCAAAGGGTGACAGAGATCCGTCGTCGAGCGTCGCCTCTCCCGCGGTCACTGTGACCTCCGACCTGAAAGAGCAGAagcacaggaagaggaagaagaggaagactgagcaggggagagggggaggggagtccTTCAGTGCTTCTGACTCTACGGACGACGCTCggaaagaagagaaggaggagaagaagaagagaaccgGGAGTACTCCCGTTGGTTCGTCAAGCCATGACGACTCCACCCCAGTACGGGACGAGCCAATAGACAGCGACGCCTCAGACTCAGTCCCGGACAAAGCTGATAGGTGGACCAGGGACAGTAAGGAGGAGGAAGTGAGGAGAAAGAGTGACAGAGTTTATAAACGCGGACCGGACTCCAGCGTAGCGAGGAAAGACTCATCGTCCAAGAGATGGAAGACCGTTAGAGAGACAGACCGGGACCAGACCGGTACATACCGGGACCAGACCGGTACATACCGGGACCAGACCGGTGCATACCGGGACCAGATCGGTGCAGACCGGGACCAGATCGGTGCAGACCGGGACCAGACCGGTACAGACGGTTTAGCCTACCAGAAGACTTCTCTAACAGAACCGTCAGCCAAACGGGTCAAAGATGAATCTATTCCCTTCCAACCAGACTCTTGCACCTCCCtccagagagagatggaactcCAACACCCTGCGCCCCTAGCATCAGCTCCCAAACTACCTCCTCCTAAACCCCACGCAGACCAGCTTGACACAGTCAGAATCAACCCAGACTCATTCAAACCTGTCAGAACTGACCCAGACCAGTTTAAACCTGTCAGAACTGACCCAGACCAGTTTAAACCTGTCAGAACTGACCCAGACCAGTTTAAACCTGTCAGAACCGACCCAGACCAGTTTAAACCTGTCAGAACCGACCCAGACCAGTTTAAACCTGTCAGAACCGACCCAGACCAGTTCAACACAGTTAGAACCGACCCAGACCAGTTTAAACCGGTTAGAACCGGCCCGGATCAGTTTAAACCGTTCAGAACCGACCTGGACCATTCCAGACCAGCcaaggaggagcagagagggaagagagatccAGGGTTTCGGCAGGACAGGGGCTCAGGGAGAGAGGACAAGCCCAGGAGAGAGGCTGACATCAGGGTGggtagagaacaggagagagacccTGGCAAAGCTCCAGACACCAAGtctgagaagaggaggaggaggaggaaggaggaggaggaggagaagaggaagacgagaaaggaggagaggagtatgTCTGATAAGGAGATGGAGGTGCCCCGAATCAAATCACCCGGAGTGGAGCTCACCGAGACCGTACAACCCTGCAACCTCAAACGTGACgtcgaggaggagagggagagggcttcCGTAAGGCCTCTGATGGAGAGCGGGACGAAAGGAGGAGAACCTCAGAGGAAGATTAAGACCAacagagaagaagggaggaggaccgGCAAGCTTGCGGGCGTGGCCGGAACAGAGGCAGCCAATCAGAGCAGCTATATCAAGGGAAGCGTGGAGAGGAGCAAAGCCAAGAGGAACCGTAAGGTCCCAGTGTCCGACGGACCGGGAACCACCGTGGACTACACCAG TCCCCCAGGGGGCAGTAGTCCTGTGTGTGGCGATGGATCagagggcagagcagagcagaggaagaCTGTCGTTAAAACACTGGAGGAATACACCAATGACAGCTCGGCACCTGCTGACGGTCATATAGTACTCATACAG GTCCCTCGCTCCAAGTGGGAGAAGGAGGACTACGaatcagaggaagaggaaggaggaggggtcagGGTTAAACTCCGCCCCCTGCTCACCCCCTCCCTGCCTTTCCCCCCTGGACCCCACATCACCGTGACGACGGAGACGGAGGCAGTgcgaaggaaagagagggactgTACCTTTCCCAAGCCAGAGATAACTATGTCCCCCTCTAGtggcagagacagagaagacggCCTGCAGGGTGGAAAACACTCCGGAGACCCTTCTGAGaaagacggagagacggagagaaagagagatcagtTAAAGGAAAAGGagcaggagagggaaagggataaCGAACGGGACAGAGAGcgggcgaaagagagagaaagagagagggaacacaGCCGTGCTTCTGACAAAGATATGGACAGACCGAGAAAgattccctcttcctcttcctctcagcggccggagaggagagagagagaaggagagaggactggggagagagggatcGACCACATCAGTGAGAAGAGCTCCTCTCAGCGGccggagcgagagagaagagagagaggaggagagaggactggggagagagggagcgaccaCATCAGTGAGAAGAGCTCCTCTCAGCGGccggagcgagagaggagagagagaggaggagagaggactggggagagagggagcgaccaCATCAGTGAGAAGAGCTCCTCTCAGCGGccggagcgagagaggagagagagagaaggagagaggactgtggagagagggagcaacCACATCAGTGAGAAGAGCTCCTCTCAGCGgccggagcgagagagaggaggagagaggactggggagagagggagcgaccaCAGCAGCGAAAAgagctcctcttcctcctcacacTCTTACTCACGAGATCGTAAACCTTTTTCTTCTTCCAGGGACCACAAAGCGACCTCTGACCCCAGAGCCAGGGAGCACAGAGACCACAAACATAAAGACCACAACGACCAGAACTCCTCCACCGTTGACCGTAACACCAACTCTACTGACCGTAGACCACTAGACGACCAGGAGACCACCAGAGAACACAGAGACCGCCTCGACCCCAAACACAAAGACCACAGAGAGCTAGGCAGTGCCTCTCCCGTCTCCAAGAGAGCCCCACCCCCATCGgacccctcctcctccagcacCCAGAGATCTCAGGGAAGCTCTGAGCCCACCGGACCTAGCGAAAGCAGCCCTGGCAGGGACACGACGCAGGACAGATACCCCTCTCCTCAGGTCTCCATCTCCGTGGAGAACCAGCCCGGGAGGGGGAAGGCTGAGGGAGAAGAGCCCAGAGTGGAGCGCTCCTCAGCGGGGAGACAGAGCCAACAGGCCAGCCTAGGAAACCTAGAGAAGGAGATGAGTGGTGGAAAGCCCCACCAACACCCAGCCTCACTCCTACAGCCCCCCAGGACTGACAACAGGGCAGGGGTGCCCCgagctgtcagagagagagagagaaagaaagagagagagaggcagatgcaaaagatgagggagaagatggagaaggagagagatgaggagggagataaagaggtcaatagggagaaggagagagagagaggggtcgatggggagaaggagagagagagaggggtcgatagggagaaggagagagagagaggggtcgatagggagaaggagagagagagaggggtcgatagggagaaggagagagagagaggggtcgatagggagaaggagagagagagaggggtcgatagggagaaggagagagagagaggggtcgatagggagaaggagagagagagaggggtggatagggagaaggagagagagagaggggtggatagggagaaggagagagagaggg gggtgggtagggagaaggagagagagagaggggtgagtagggagaaggagagagggagggagaacccTAAAGTCAGACCCCCTCCCTCGGCCCCTTCTTCCAGACCTCCTCCCTCGGTCCCTTCTTCCAGACCTCCTCCCTCGGTCCCTTCTTCCAGATCTCCTCCCTCGGTCCCTTCTTCCAGACCTCCTCCCTCGGTCCCTTCTTCCAGAACTCCTCCCCCGGTCCCTTCTTCCAGACCTCCTCCCTCGGTTCCTTCTTCCAGAACTCCTCCTGACCTGGTCAGAGAGACTGATGAGGCCTTCGAACCTGACTACAGCGAGGGAGAGATctcagagggggaggaggaaggagagagagcggtggagggagagagagcggtggagggagagagagcggtggagggagagagagtggagggagagagagcggtggagggagagagagtggagggagagagagcggtggagggagagagcggcAGAAGTCGTAGCAGCAGCGCCAGCTCTGTCGGTAGCCTGGGCAACAAGAAAGACAAGAAGAAGAAAGAtagaaaagagaagaagaaacagaagaagaagaagaagaagaaggatagaaagcagaggagacaggggagcCTGGACTCTGAGGAGGGAGAGATCACGGGactgaaacacaaacacaagaaGAAGAACAAGGAGAAAGAGGAcaatgagagagaagaagaagaggaggtggaggagagaagaggagaagaccAAATGGCTAGCGTAGCCTTATGA